In Streptomyces pluripotens, the genomic window CTGGTCGCGGACGCTCGGTGCGGGCGGCACCGCATCGACGGGCCGTTCGGCCAGGCCGGGGGCCCGGCCGAACGCAGACTCCTTCAATACCGTGTCACCGGCGTCGCGGCGCTTGAACAGCAGCGGCATCAGAATCCGATCCTCCGGTCCGGCAGCCCCTGCCCCAGCGGCAGCGCGGCGGCCGCGAAGCCGACATCCTGGGTCCCCCACATGCGGCGCAGTTCCAGCCCGGAGGCGGCCGCATCCGCCTGCAACTCGGCGCAGGCGGTTTCCAGCTCGCCCAGGTCGGTGACGGTGACAGCAAGGAGCGCGGTCAGCCGCACCACGCCTTGCCCGGAGGCGCGGGCGACGTCCTGCGACCTGGCCTTCTGCGCTTCGAGCAGCTCGTCGGCCGACTCGTCCTGACCGGACTTGGCGCGCAGCTTGCGGGCGGACTCCCGCCGGGCCTTCTCACGGGCGAGGTCCTGGCGGGCCCGGCGCGGCCCGATCGGCTCGTAGACAATGCTCAAGCTGCGGCGGGCGTTCTGCCGGGGCCTGAGCATCGGCTGCAGGAAGGTGGCGTAGACGTCCGCCTGCGGCCAGGTCCGCACCTGGTAGGAAACGGTCCACGCCCCGTCGTGACGGTAGACGCCCCAGTCGGTCTCCGCTTGGGCTGGGCCCGCCAGCTCCGATGTCACGCCGGGCTCCAGGCCCTGCCAATCCGGCGCCTGGGCGGCGGCGTTGCGAGTGGCGAGCATCAGCTGCGCCTCCGGGTCGTATGCGGTGCGCACCACCTGGGCCAGGGCCCGGGGAGCGAGCCACTCGACGACCTGCAGGCTCGCCGAGGACAGGGCGCCGTGCATGGCGTGCAACTCGCGTACCAGGACCGCGGCCGCGCCGACCTGACCGCCACCGGCGCCCTTGACGGCCAGCCGGGCCTTGGCCGCGGACAGGGTGACCGAGAGGTAGGTCTCGCGGGTGGTGGCGGCCGGACCCGCGCCCTCCATCAGCTCCGTCAGCGCAGCGACGGCCTCCTTCGGCGCGTCCTGCGCCAAGTGCCGGTCGGTCCACGAGCGCAGCGCCGCGCCGTCGTCGGGCAGGCAGCGCTGGTGCACGGCAATCCGGACGATCGGCGAGTCCTCGGTGCAGAAGCTGCGCAGGAAGCCCGCCCAGGCGGCAACCCGCGCGGTCTGCCGGTCACTGTCAACGAGCGCCAGGCCAGGGAAGGTGATCCGGGCGACCGCGGTATAGGTGTTCGCGACCGGATCGTGGGAGACGCCCAGGGTGCCGCCGAGGCCGTCCGGGGCTTCCAGAAAACGCAGCCGGGCCAGCACCCCGGGCAGGTCCATCGGCTGCTGCCCGGTCGTCTTGGAGCGGGGGGCGAGGGCCCCTGACTGGAAGATGTTGCGCCTGGTGGCCACGTTGATCTGATGCCTTACTGCGAGAAGGATCCATTCGTCGGCGCTCAGGCCCAGCACCCGTCCGAAGGCGAGTGTGAACAGCACGGCAGCCAGCGGCACACAGAAGAACGCGGCAGTCCAGCTGCCCAGGTTGAGCGGAGTGAGCAGCAGCACACAGCCGCCCACGACCAGGGCGAAACCGGTCCCGGACAGCCGGCCCATGAACCCGCTGCGTTCGGACTGCCATCCGCCGTAGGTGACGGGGGTGGAACTGGACATGGGCTACCCCTCCCTCGACGGCGGAATGTCGGTATTGGGCGGGCCCGTGATCACCGGTGCGGTGTCCGGGCGCGGCTGCGGAACGCGCTCCTGAGTGGCGGGCGGCAAGCCCGCGGTGTCCTGGCCGCGCGGCGGGATGACCACGTGGCGGCCGCCGGGGGACGCGGAGTCAAGACCGGCGTGCGCGGCGGTGTTGGCCATACCGGACTCCAGCGTGTCCTTGCCCAGGGCCATGACCTGCAGGCCCAGGCCGAGCGGCCCAGCCACACGAGTACCGAGGCGGCCGCCGGGCCCCTTCAGACGGGCCTTGAGCGACTCGTTGGTCCAGAAGCCCCCGCCGCCCCGGGCGTTGGCCCCGCTCGCCTGGGTCTGCGCGTTGTCCCGCTCCAAGGCCCGGGTATACGCGGGACCACCGCCGACTGCGCCCGCCCCGCCGAGCTGGGGCCGGTAGCCGCTCGTTGAAGCGGCCGACGAGCCGAGGGAACTGATCAGTCCGCCCGCCATGGCGGCGCCGGCACCCAGCGAGGAGAACGTCATGAACTTGGCGATGGCGGGCCAGCAGAAGCAGGCCATCAGGAAGATGACGAGTCCGACGAGCATGTTCTGCACGCCCGAACCCTGCTCGATGGCGAAGAAGCCGATGGCGAAACAGAACGTGATCATGGGCTTCATCAGGATGAGCGCGAGCAACGCGTCCCTGGCCTTGGGCCACCAGTCCTTCGTGGCGTCCGACATCTGGCCGACCAGTGTGATCGGCATGGTGGCGACGAGGATCATGATTCCGGCCTGGCGCAGCAGCATCTCGACCCACAGGGCGCCGATCGCCAGGATGCAGATGATGCCGATGACGATGACCACGCCGACCGCCGACGCGGCCATTCCGTCGCCGGTGATGAGTGCGCCGGCGGCCGTGGAGGAGCCCCCACCGCCGAAGATCAGACCCCCGAACATCTTCCCGAACTGGGCCTTCATGGCGTCTGCGGGCTGACCTTGAATCTTGCTGCCGCCCGCGAACGAGTAGCTGATGATCCAGTTGGACAGTGAGTCCGCGACCTGCAGCGCGGTCGTGGTGACCGTCCAGTACGCGGACGAGATGACTGCCCACTTGGCCAGGCCGGAGATCGCAGTGGCGGCCGGGGCGCCCTGGTGGGAGATCGACACCTTCCCGAACTGCAGGAGCAGCAGGAAGACGGCGAGCACGATGGACAGGGCGGTCGCGATCCCCATTGGCTGGCTGATGCCGGTGGAGTCGAGGTTGATGACCGACGTCTTGGCGAACAGGTCGGCGAACTGCTGCAGGAGCCAGACCACGGCGTTGCCGATGTACTGGGCGGCCTCCTCTAGCGCATCCCGGGCGAGCTGGGAGACCTTCTTGCCGATCCACTTGGACAGGCTCCAGCCGATGTTCCCGTACTTGTCGGTTGCCAGGGTCTGGCAGTCGCTGAAGGTGTCGCCCTTGTCGACGCACTTGGTCAGGAAGTCGTTGAGTGTGTCGTAGTCGGACTTGCTGAGGTCGCCCCGCTGAACGGCGGCGATGGCGCTCTTGCGCCACTTCTTCAGCTTCTCTTCCTCAGCCTCGTGGCTTTCCTTCTTGGAGCACCCCGACTGCACCGGGCCGCCCTCGCACGGCTGGCTGGTGCCCGGGATTTCACCGGCCTCAGGCGTACGGCAGATGTCGTCATCGTTGATGCTGTAGTAGTCGCAGTAGTTGCCCTGCTTGTCGATGCCGCAGGTGCCACCGCCGGTGAAGTCGACCGGGCATTCCTTGCCGCTGGACGGCCCGTAGTCGAGGTGGTACTTCGGATTGTCCGCGGCCCTCGCCGCGGGGGCATGACTCAGGCCGGAGCCAACAACGCCCAGCAGAACGGCCAGCACGAGGACCAGCCGGGCGAGTAGATGCCGGTGGTCAGCCCGCATGCTGCACCTGCCGCCAGCCGGCCCGGAAGCTCAGGTTCGAGTTCGGGAGGTACGGGGCCGGGGTCGCAAGCTTCTTCGCGTACTGGGGCTCGTTCGTGATCTTCCAGGCGCCATCCTCGTACTTCAGGATCAGGTGCGTTTCCTGGTCCTTGAACGGGTCGGTGTCCGGGCTTCCGTCCGCCTTCGTCGCATACCGGTCGTAGTTGAGCCAGACCTGGACGATCTTTCCGGTCTGGTCGAGTGAGTTGGGCACGACGGCGTTCACGTTGGTGGTGAAGGTGATTCCGGCGGGTGTCCCGCCGGACGGCGGAAGGCCGGCATCCTCGCGCAGCTTGCGCACCTCGGAGACCTGCTGGTCCACGTAGCTCGGGTCGTCCTTGGACACGATCGATTCCAGCTGCTGGCGGGCCTTCTGGTCGTCCAGGAAGGCGAACTCCTCCCAGAAGTACACGGCTGTGCTGATCGCGCCCACGGGACCGCGGCTGAAGCCGGTCGAGAGCCCGTCCTTCTGGCCGGTGGGCTTTTCGAGCACGAGCGGCCTGACCTTCGCGGGCGTGTAGCCCTTGTAGCCATCCGTGCCGGACGGAGTGGGCTTGGTCGACGGTGCCCCCGACGGCGACGACTTGGCGGACGGTTTGTCGTCTCCGCCGATCAGGGTCGCCGCGGTGATGCCCCCGCCGACCAGGGCGCCGACCACCAGAACGCCAATCGCGGCGAGTGTGAGCCGGGCCCTGGTGGTCTTGCTGTCGCTCACCACGGAAACCTCACTTGGTCATGTTGTAGAAGGTGCCCACGAGTGCGGCGGTGACGCCGATTCCGCCGGCGCCGAACAGGCTCCAGAGGATGGCCTGCTTGCCGCGCGCGGCCAGGGCCGCGCGCTCGCTGTTGTGGCCGACGGCGACGGCGGCCCAGCCGAGGAGTCCACCGAGCACGGCGCCGGCCAGACCGAGTCCGGCAGTCCAGTTCAGGATCGTCTGCACGGGCTTGTTGACGTCGTCGGGGATCGACGGGGTGACTCCGGGGACCGGGCCGGCGAGAGTGTGCCAGTTGGGGTCCGTGGCGACGGTGTGCAAAGTGGTCAGGATCTGGCTCATGTCCGATTCCTCGTCAAGAAGCTGGTACTGCGGGCGGGAGCGGCGCCGGCTGTGGCGCGTCCGGCAAGGGCTCGCCCCATGCGGCGTGTGCCGCGTCGAGAACGGCCCTGGTGAGCTGGGCTGCTGCCTGACGCGTGCGGGTGCGCAGGCGGGCAGCCATCAGCCCGTGGGCGCGAATGTGCGGGTCATAGGGCAGGTGCACCACAGCGGCGGTGCGGGCGGTGAGCATGGTGGCTCCGGCCCGGACCGGGGCGGGCGGGCGGCCGTCACCCGTGGCCACCAGCACGACGACCGTGCGGTTCAGGGGCATCCCTTCGGCGTGGAGCGCCATCACTGCCTGCTGCAGGGCCTGAACGCCGTCGGTCGTTGCAGCCGCGCACACCACGGGCACCGCATAGGGGAGGCCATACCAGCCACGTGTCAGACCCAGCTCACCGGCACAGCGGGCAGCGAGGATGTCGTGGGCGAGCGGGTGCACGGTGTCGGCGACGACCGCCTGCCATCCGCCGATCGCAGCCAGCTGGTACCACGCGGCCGGCGGCTCAGGCAGTGTGAGCGGCTGCGCGTGCCACTCCCGTCCGTCTGCCAGCACCTGCCACCGGGCGCCGTTGACCCCGGCAGCGGTCGCGCATGCCTGCTGCACTGCTGTGCGGGTCAGAGGCTGATCGGGCGGCAGCGCGGCCAGTCCGTCCGCGCCCTGCTCGGCGACCCGGACTGGCCACGGGGACGACAGGCGTGGTGCGAGGTCGAGTAGCACGGTGGGCCCGCTGGCGGCGAGTCCGGCGGCCAACAGGCTCGCCACGGTGCTACGTCCGCTACCGCCGGTAGCAGCCATCACTGGCACAGCGAGCCGCGCCCCTGCGGGCAGTACCGGAGCGGCAACAGGCTGTTTTTTGCCCACTCTTACCCCCGTACGTTCCATTCGGCGTTTGCGCGGGTTAATCGCGCGCTCCCGCCGTAACCAACATCCCCCGACTGGAACCTTACATGCGCAACTAGCGTGCCCTACAAGGGAGATTCACCCGTCACATTGATATGCGGCGATGGCGTACTGTCACACATCATCACGCATGCATTCGGACACCGGTTCCCATGCCGGAGTCCGAGATTCAGATTTGAGGGAGCAAATCTGAATGCAGGTCAGGAGGGGGACCGCATGAAGGGCAAGACGGGGGCAAAGTGGCTACTGGCCCTGGGGCTCGGGTTCGTCATGACCCCCGTGGCACTCGGCCTTGGCCTCGTGCTGCTGATCGCCACGTTCTCCGACGACAACAGCAGTAACGTCGCCAACCCGATCAACGGCCTGCGCATCGGCGGCAAGGACGGAGTACCGCCGCAGTACGCCCCACTCATCATGCAGGCGGCCGCCGACTGCCCCGGGCTGTCACCGGGCGTGCTGGCGGCCCAACTGATGCAGGAGAGCGGCTTCAACCCGAACCCGCCCCCGAGCGGCGCCGGCGCTCAAGGGATAGCCCAGTTCATACCCGGAACCTGGGAGACATGGGGCGTTGACGGCAACCACGACGGCAAGAAGGACGTGCTCGACCCCGAGGACGCCATTCCGGCGCAGGGAAAATTCATGTGCTACCTGCTCAAGAAGGCGAAAGAGCACCCCGATTACAACGGGGCGCCGATCGAACTGGCGCTGGCCGGCTACAACGCAGGCTTCCAACGCGTCGAGGAGTTCCACGGGGTACCGCCGCGCAGTTTTGCCGGCGGACAGACCTACGACTACGTGCAGAACATCATGGCCATGTCGGTCAGGTTCTCCGCGCCCGCGCCGAGCGAGGACGGCACACTCCCAGCCGGGTACGAACTGCCCGACGGCACCCCCCAGCAAGTCCGCGTCGCGGTCGCCTGGGCTCTGAAACAGCGCGGCGGCTGGTACCAACTCGGCGGTGACTGCACCGACGCGCTCGGCAAGGATCCGGCCCACTGGTGCGACTGCTCCTCGCTGATGCAACAGGCCTACAAGGCGGCCGGGATAGACATCCCACGCGTCACCTAC contains:
- a CDS encoding SCO6880 family protein, with protein sequence MSSSTPVTYGGWQSERSGFMGRLSGTGFALVVGGCVLLLTPLNLGSWTAAFFCVPLAAVLFTLAFGRVLGLSADEWILLAVRHQINVATRRNIFQSGALAPRSKTTGQQPMDLPGVLARLRFLEAPDGLGGTLGVSHDPVANTYTAVARITFPGLALVDSDRQTARVAAWAGFLRSFCTEDSPIVRIAVHQRCLPDDGAALRSWTDRHLAQDAPKEAVAALTELMEGAGPAATTRETYLSVTLSAAKARLAVKGAGGGQVGAAAVLVRELHAMHGALSSASLQVVEWLAPRALAQVVRTAYDPEAQLMLATRNAAAQAPDWQGLEPGVTSELAGPAQAETDWGVYRHDGAWTVSYQVRTWPQADVYATFLQPMLRPRQNARRSLSIVYEPIGPRRARQDLAREKARRESARKLRAKSGQDESADELLEAQKARSQDVARASGQGVVRLTALLAVTVTDLGELETACAELQADAAASGLELRRMWGTQDVGFAAAALPLGQGLPDRRIGF
- a CDS encoding NlpC/P60 family protein, producing the protein MKGKTGAKWLLALGLGFVMTPVALGLGLVLLIATFSDDNSSNVANPINGLRIGGKDGVPPQYAPLIMQAAADCPGLSPGVLAAQLMQESGFNPNPPPSGAGAQGIAQFIPGTWETWGVDGNHDGKKDVLDPEDAIPAQGKFMCYLLKKAKEHPDYNGAPIELALAGYNAGFQRVEEFHGVPPRSFAGGQTYDYVQNIMAMSVRFSAPAPSEDGTLPAGYELPDGTPQQVRVAVAWALKQRGGWYQLGGDCTDALGKDPAHWCDCSSLMQQAYKAAGIDIPRVTYDQVNIGKQVDIDHPKPGDLVFNPGSDGSDASPGHVAMYIGDGMIIEAPHTGVKTRIVTYSSWRNSTSYMTRITAVRRVVDW